A genomic window from Fibrobacterota bacterium includes:
- a CDS encoding 4-phosphoerythronate dehydrogenase encodes MKVVVDENVPFGAQAFAAAGPVVRLAGRNISKEDLLDAHVLIVRSITKVGAALLEGTPVRFVGACTIGTDHLDIPWLQSQGIQWASAPGCNARSVAEWALTALAYGHLEGRLDLGSIRQSGIIGVGNVGQAVQNLLENLGWEVLRNDPPRATREGSAGFHSLESVLALPVVLSHLPLETAGPWPTAGLLSDNLRELPQGGAFLNAGRGATVSTPALTHLAAQRPDLFIALDVFDPEPSLPVELARRADLISPHVAGYSLEGKIEGTRMVREALGQFLNLPPWQAPDPDPIPLDASALRLSDSRKSSPATEPWDALASLIAAAHDPSRDDTALRAGLTLSDTERGAHFDRLRKEYPNRLEWRNRPVMHPETLPHSAWELARLLGFRSA; translated from the coding sequence ATGAAGGTTGTGGTCGATGAAAACGTTCCGTTCGGGGCGCAAGCCTTTGCGGCGGCGGGGCCAGTGGTGCGGCTTGCGGGGCGAAACATCTCCAAGGAAGATCTGCTCGACGCCCATGTGTTGATCGTTCGCTCCATCACCAAGGTGGGAGCCGCCCTGCTGGAAGGCACACCCGTGCGGTTCGTGGGAGCCTGCACCATCGGCACCGACCATCTGGACATCCCTTGGCTCCAGTCCCAGGGCATCCAGTGGGCTTCGGCACCAGGCTGCAACGCGAGATCGGTGGCCGAATGGGCGCTTACCGCCTTGGCCTACGGACATCTGGAAGGCAGACTGGATCTGGGCAGCATCCGCCAATCCGGGATCATCGGGGTTGGGAATGTGGGACAGGCGGTGCAAAATCTGCTGGAAAATCTTGGCTGGGAGGTTCTGCGCAACGACCCACCTCGCGCCACGCGGGAAGGATCGGCGGGTTTCCACTCCCTGGAGTCCGTGTTGGCTCTGCCCGTGGTCCTTTCCCACCTCCCACTGGAAACCGCCGGTCCCTGGCCGACCGCGGGCCTACTTTCGGACAATCTCCGCGAACTCCCCCAGGGCGGCGCATTCCTCAATGCGGGCCGAGGTGCGACCGTCTCCACACCCGCCTTGACCCATCTTGCCGCACAGCGGCCGGACCTTTTCATCGCCCTGGATGTCTTCGATCCCGAGCCGTCCCTCCCGGTGGAACTCGCCCGGCGCGCCGACCTGATCAGCCCCCACGTGGCGGGCTACTCGCTGGAAGGGAAGATCGAGGGTACCCGCATGGTCCGCGAAGCGCTGGGACAATTTTTGAACCTTCCCCCGTGGCAGGCTCCCGACCCGGACCCGATCCCCTTGGACGCGTCCGCGTTGCGGCTTTCGGATTCCCGAAAGTCCTCCCCCGCCACGGAGCCTTGGGATGCGTTGGCCAGCCTGATCGCGGCCGCCCACGACCCCTCGCGGGACGACACGGCCCTGCGCGCGGGCCTGACACTTTCCGACACCGAACGCGGAGCGCATTTCGATCGGCTCCGCAAGGAATACCCCAACCGTCTGGAATGGCGAAACCGCCCGGTGATGCACCCCGAAACGCTACCGCACTCCGCCTGGGAACTGGCTCGGCTCCTGGGTTTTCGAAGCGCATGA
- a CDS encoding phosphoribosylglycinamide formyltransferase, giving the protein MTQKIAVLCSGGGSNLQALIDRLQSGDLKATIEWVVSNNGDAFALERARQAGIEAIHLSAKTKGSPQAADRRLLDLIRDRNISVLVLAGYMKMLPPGVLELLPGRVVNIHPALLPAFGGKGMYGHHVHEAVLARGVQWTGVTIHLVSEHYDEGPILRQRVVAVQPGDTPQTLGSRVLAIEHDTLWREVRDLLERIR; this is encoded by the coding sequence ATGACCCAAAAGATCGCCGTGCTCTGTTCCGGTGGAGGCTCGAACCTCCAGGCCCTCATCGACCGGCTCCAGTCCGGTGACCTGAAGGCAACCATCGAATGGGTGGTTTCCAACAACGGGGATGCTTTCGCGTTGGAACGAGCTCGCCAGGCGGGGATCGAGGCGATCCACCTCTCCGCCAAAACGAAGGGCTCGCCCCAAGCGGCCGATCGTCGCCTTCTGGACCTCATCCGGGACCGGAACATCTCCGTCCTGGTGCTGGCGGGCTACATGAAAATGCTCCCTCCGGGGGTTTTGGAGCTTTTGCCGGGTCGCGTGGTGAACATCCATCCCGCACTGCTTCCAGCCTTCGGGGGCAAGGGAATGTACGGCCATCACGTCCACGAAGCGGTTCTTGCTCGCGGAGTGCAGTGGACGGGTGTTACCATTCACCTCGTGTCCGAGCACTACGACGAAGGGCCAATCCTTCGGCAGCGGGTCGTGGCGGTTCAGCCTGGAGATACCCCCCAGACCTTGGGGAGCCGGGTGCTGGCCATTGAACACGATACCCTGTGGCGCGAGGTCCGCGATCTTCTCGAAAGGATCCGCTGA
- a CDS encoding STAS domain-containing protein, whose amino-acid sequence MFDFFLQTTTRNGDPCLQLAGSCREYSLDRFNSAMKDAALQAKKAVYLDLSQTKLLDSASLGTIVSHFNLLRSQGKSLILLNPSASCKHLLEITSLNRVLVIENDTPAP is encoded by the coding sequence GTGTTCGATTTCTTCCTGCAAACCACGACGCGAAACGGCGATCCCTGTCTCCAACTGGCCGGCTCCTGCCGGGAATACAGTCTCGATCGCTTCAACTCGGCCATGAAGGACGCCGCCTTGCAGGCCAAAAAGGCCGTGTATCTGGATTTGTCGCAGACCAAGCTGTTGGATTCGGCGTCCTTGGGAACCATCGTTTCCCACTTCAACCTTCTGCGCAGCCAAGGCAAAAGCCTGATCCTGCTCAATCCTTCCGCCTCCTGCAAGCACTTGCTGGAGATCACCTCCTTGAACCGCGTGCTGGTCATCGAAAACGACACCCCGGCGCCATGA
- a CDS encoding haloacid dehalogenase-like hydrolase, giving the protein MDRSVRVSDYLSRLMKLDSRGTTTSQERPVAYFDFDDTLVFADSMLHWQRWYARRRRLWAVALWIWGILPIRLFKGPLWMKRAYMATCNRETVESRANLVRQFSREFLSQTGLAEMLERIWMHFNLGHRIVVVTASPSFYLAHLEDLLPPHELVATELDFQGRHVWNLPELVGQNVKGHGKLQVLAERGYVLPSTGSYAYSDHISDAPLLEAVEFAFAVRPDEELEFLARQKGWPILKPVEPWSEEKTRISKALWLVFGPLGPSWPHSKIPQGKQRKRMWHKWSELVVSAWKEAAKENRQGFSEICRELERVSTRLKGVAPRMARALIQKPLIQLGHSAQPGLDRVWATGQSLAMSPSGLDALQKMVYQSPGCEAARLVLAPVGSDGLFQTYRIRRGDRSDRILKLLLPGIREAVAHDIETEGNRSELAHDPNLRRAWEGLLAEFRPNVESECDLEREVAIGARLRKLFPDPSTGIFVPRADQVSSNGYEGLVLETVDGFPLSAYLAYLRETRRLRDPKMEPTADYDAFAALIANAPPLPQGRELSGRIWKLLSRTWFDSGLWLTLSGTEDVSVVLREEGWLLSMSDFAGSVQFPEWCPHALRDWNVVCPEGSSELVDLCKAMGWGDHHLEAFHGKHRSLVEMVWHPVLAGTEQGGFAFDDWRLDGRLTSLLGPGHQYENWPVPEPCRRVFRTLWWLRRCLAAVGMAD; this is encoded by the coding sequence GTGGACCGTTCCGTCCGTGTTTCGGACTATCTTTCCAGGCTCATGAAATTGGATTCCCGTGGCACGACCACGTCCCAGGAACGTCCGGTCGCATATTTCGATTTTGACGATACATTGGTCTTTGCCGATTCGATGCTGCACTGGCAGCGTTGGTATGCGCGCCGTCGTCGTCTATGGGCGGTTGCGCTGTGGATCTGGGGTATTCTCCCGATTCGTCTGTTCAAAGGCCCGTTGTGGATGAAGCGCGCCTACATGGCCACTTGCAACCGGGAAACGGTGGAGTCCCGGGCCAATCTGGTCCGCCAGTTCAGCAGGGAGTTCCTGTCGCAGACAGGTCTTGCCGAGATGCTCGAGCGGATCTGGATGCACTTCAACCTGGGGCACCGCATCGTGGTGGTGACCGCATCGCCATCGTTTTATCTCGCCCATCTGGAAGACCTGTTGCCACCGCACGAACTGGTCGCCACCGAGCTGGATTTCCAGGGACGACACGTGTGGAACCTGCCCGAACTTGTCGGGCAGAACGTGAAGGGACACGGCAAACTCCAGGTGCTGGCCGAGCGCGGTTACGTACTTCCCTCCACCGGATCTTACGCCTACTCCGACCACATCTCGGACGCCCCGCTGCTGGAGGCCGTGGAATTCGCCTTCGCAGTACGGCCGGACGAAGAATTGGAATTTCTGGCCCGCCAAAAAGGCTGGCCTATCCTGAAGCCCGTGGAGCCTTGGAGCGAAGAAAAAACCCGCATTTCCAAGGCGCTTTGGCTCGTGTTCGGGCCATTGGGCCCATCGTGGCCCCACTCGAAAATTCCGCAGGGCAAGCAGCGCAAGCGGATGTGGCACAAGTGGTCGGAACTTGTCGTATCCGCCTGGAAGGAAGCCGCCAAGGAGAATCGCCAGGGCTTCAGTGAAATCTGTCGGGAATTGGAACGTGTTTCCACCCGATTGAAGGGCGTCGCGCCCCGCATGGCCCGAGCGCTCATCCAGAAGCCGCTCATCCAATTGGGGCATTCCGCGCAGCCGGGGCTGGATCGCGTATGGGCCACGGGCCAGAGCCTGGCCATGAGCCCGTCGGGACTGGATGCCCTCCAGAAAATGGTGTACCAGTCGCCGGGATGCGAGGCGGCCCGCCTGGTGTTGGCGCCGGTCGGAAGCGACGGCCTGTTCCAGACCTACCGCATCCGCCGCGGCGATCGTTCCGATCGCATCCTGAAGCTCCTGCTGCCGGGCATCCGCGAGGCGGTCGCCCACGACATCGAGACCGAAGGCAACCGCTCCGAGCTGGCCCACGATCCCAACTTGCGTCGGGCGTGGGAGGGATTGCTGGCCGAATTCCGTCCCAACGTGGAAAGCGAATGCGATCTGGAGCGCGAGGTGGCGATCGGCGCGCGTCTGCGCAAGCTTTTTCCGGATCCGAGCACCGGGATCTTCGTGCCGCGTGCGGACCAGGTTTCTTCCAACGGCTACGAAGGGCTGGTGCTGGAAACCGTCGATGGATTCCCGCTTTCCGCCTATCTGGCCTACTTGCGGGAAACGCGTCGTTTGCGCGACCCCAAGATGGAACCCACCGCGGATTACGATGCCTTCGCCGCCCTGATCGCCAACGCGCCTCCGCTCCCGCAAGGACGGGAATTGTCCGGTCGGATCTGGAAGCTCCTCTCGCGGACCTGGTTCGATTCGGGGTTGTGGCTCACGCTTTCCGGCACCGAGGATGTTTCCGTGGTGCTGCGCGAGGAAGGCTGGCTCCTGTCCATGTCCGACTTCGCGGGTTCCGTGCAGTTTCCCGAATGGTGCCCGCACGCGTTGCGGGACTGGAACGTGGTCTGCCCGGAAGGCTCTTCCGAGCTGGTGGACCTGTGCAAGGCCATGGGTTGGGGTGACCATCACCTGGAAGCCTTCCACGGCAAGCATCGCTCGTTGGTGGAAATGGTCTGGCACCCGGTGCTGGCCGGGACCGAGCAGGGTGGTTTCGCCTTCGACGACTGGAGGTTGGACGGGCGTCTGACCAGCCTGCTGGGTCCAGGGCACCAGTACGAGAACTGGCCCGTGCCCGAGCCTTGCCGCCGCGTGTTCCGCACGCTGTGGTGGTTGCGGCGCTGTTTGGCGGCCGTGGGGATGGCTGACTGA
- the ispH gene encoding 4-hydroxy-3-methylbut-2-enyl diphosphate reductase: MKKIVLAAPRGFCAGVERAIEIVEKALSKYGAPVYVRHEIVHNRHVVQQLRDQGAVFVEELAQVPEGAPVIFSAHGVSDGVFREAEARSLTVIDAACPLVKKVHTSVKRHAGQGHCVILIGHRGHPEVVGTMGQLPDGGVVLVGSVEDVQALAIHDDIDLAYTTQTTLSVDETREIIDELHKRFPRIKGPARGDLCYATTNRQTAVRQMAEHVDVLLVIGSRSSSNTNRLRELGEKLGIPSYLLDSADEVDPAWVRDAVTIGITSGASAPESIVQGVVERIQELHPGTSVDTWAGVEENVHFPLPKELA, from the coding sequence ATGAAAAAGATCGTCCTGGCCGCCCCGCGCGGTTTTTGCGCAGGTGTCGAACGCGCTATCGAAATCGTCGAGAAGGCGCTCTCCAAGTACGGTGCGCCTGTCTATGTGCGCCACGAGATCGTGCACAATCGCCACGTGGTGCAGCAGCTGCGCGACCAAGGAGCCGTGTTCGTGGAGGAACTCGCCCAGGTGCCCGAAGGGGCGCCGGTGATTTTCTCCGCCCATGGCGTGTCCGACGGCGTGTTCCGCGAAGCCGAAGCGCGCTCGCTCACGGTGATCGATGCCGCCTGCCCCTTGGTGAAAAAAGTCCATACCTCGGTCAAGCGACATGCCGGCCAGGGTCACTGCGTGATCCTGATCGGGCATCGCGGTCACCCTGAAGTGGTGGGCACCATGGGGCAGCTCCCCGACGGCGGAGTGGTTTTGGTGGGATCGGTGGAGGACGTGCAGGCGCTTGCCATCCACGACGACATCGACCTCGCCTACACCACGCAGACCACGCTTTCGGTGGACGAAACCCGCGAGATCATCGACGAATTGCACAAACGCTTCCCCCGCATCAAGGGCCCTGCCCGCGGGGATCTTTGTTACGCGACCACCAACCGCCAGACGGCGGTGCGCCAGATGGCCGAACACGTGGATGTCCTGCTGGTGATCGGATCCCGTTCCAGCTCGAACACCAACCGGCTGCGCGAACTGGGCGAAAAGCTCGGCATCCCCAGCTACCTGTTGGATTCGGCTGACGAAGTCGATCCCGCCTGGGTTCGCGATGCGGTCACCATCGGGATCACCTCGGGAGCATCCGCGCCGGAATCCATCGTGCAGGGCGTGGTGGAGCGCATCCAGGAACTGCATCCGGGCACGTCGGTGGATACCTGGGCGGGAGTGGAGGAAAACGTCCATTTCCCCCTCCCCAAAGAGCTTGCCTGA
- a CDS encoding flavodoxin domain-containing protein: MENQKGLLVFGSTTGSTRILALSVKNGLVDAGIPTVVRNARRAKVVELLHFPLIFFGCSTWEDGCIQKDFREFMHRWGGLRLDGIKVAVFGAGSRAYPHYCQAVDDLERELVDRGATLLGPSFRGDGSVYGLRPVVQQWATDLANVA, from the coding sequence ATGGAAAATCAAAAGGGCTTGTTGGTTTTTGGCAGCACCACAGGGAGCACCCGGATCCTTGCCCTGTCCGTCAAGAACGGATTGGTCGATGCCGGAATCCCCACGGTGGTTCGCAACGCACGGCGGGCCAAAGTGGTGGAACTCCTCCATTTTCCGCTGATCTTCTTCGGGTGTTCCACCTGGGAAGATGGGTGCATCCAAAAAGACTTCCGCGAATTCATGCATCGTTGGGGCGGCTTGCGTCTGGATGGCATCAAGGTCGCCGTGTTCGGAGCCGGGTCTCGGGCCTACCCCCACTACTGCCAAGCGGTGGATGATTTGGAGCGCGAGCTGGTGGATCGCGGGGCCACCCTCCTGGGGCCGTCGTTTCGAGGCGACGGCTCGGTTTATGGGCTTCGCCCGGTTGTCCAGCAGTGGGCGACCGACTTGGCCAACGTTGCCTGA
- the der gene encoding ribosome biogenesis GTPase Der encodes MTQRPCIAIVGRANVGKSSLFNRLLGHRVAVVHDRPGVTRDRHFREWEFDGRRVDLVDTGGFIDESLDPLADQVRKQIDLALDAADVVLFMIDARTGITYDDIQLARAVQRKGKTVQLIANKAERPQDREAIGEWMKLGMGPAAPVSATAGYGLDGLCEILRRLIPASRGKYVPDEKLRIAILGRPNAGKSTLVNRLLGEDRMIVSPVPGTTRDSIDAEFIWQGHHFQVTDTAGLRKKARVNDDVEYYSNMRSLESIRRSDVVILLVDSLEEGLPEQDLRILRQVEEAGKGLVVAISKWDALEKDHKTFDILCKGMRQRIPALAETPMVAFSGLTGQRVPRLLESVLAVREASMKILGRENVIAYFKECLDAHSPPYAHGRPVILTRCCQVHVNPPMLAFETDSPDLVAESYRRFLRSRAIDRFGLAGIPLRISFRKKLELRTDEDLARFGGDVPESAPEA; translated from the coding sequence GTGACCCAACGACCTTGCATCGCGATCGTCGGCCGGGCCAACGTCGGAAAATCGTCCTTGTTCAATCGGCTTCTGGGCCATCGCGTTGCGGTGGTCCACGATCGTCCGGGTGTAACGCGGGACCGACACTTCCGTGAATGGGAGTTCGATGGGCGCCGGGTCGATCTGGTCGACACGGGTGGCTTCATCGACGAATCCCTGGATCCGTTGGCTGATCAGGTTCGAAAACAAATTGACTTGGCACTCGATGCCGCCGATGTCGTGCTGTTCATGATTGACGCACGCACCGGAATCACCTACGACGACATCCAGCTGGCCCGTGCGGTCCAGCGCAAGGGAAAGACCGTCCAGCTCATCGCCAACAAGGCAGAACGCCCCCAAGATCGCGAAGCGATCGGGGAGTGGATGAAGCTGGGCATGGGTCCGGCCGCTCCGGTTTCCGCGACCGCGGGCTACGGCCTGGATGGTCTGTGCGAGATCCTCCGCCGTCTGATTCCTGCTTCGCGCGGCAAGTACGTCCCGGATGAGAAGCTCCGCATCGCCATTTTGGGTCGCCCCAACGCCGGCAAGAGCACCTTGGTCAATCGCTTGTTGGGCGAAGACCGCATGATTGTTTCGCCGGTCCCGGGCACCACCCGCGATTCGATCGACGCCGAGTTCATCTGGCAGGGCCACCATTTCCAGGTGACCGACACCGCAGGTCTTCGCAAGAAGGCGCGCGTCAACGACGACGTGGAGTATTACAGCAACATGCGTTCGCTGGAATCCATCCGTCGCTCGGACGTGGTGATCTTGCTGGTGGACAGCCTTGAAGAAGGACTCCCCGAGCAGGACCTGCGCATTTTGCGCCAGGTCGAAGAAGCGGGCAAGGGCCTGGTCGTCGCGATCTCCAAGTGGGACGCCCTGGAAAAAGACCACAAGACCTTCGACATCCTGTGCAAGGGCATGCGCCAGCGCATCCCTGCCTTGGCGGAAACCCCGATGGTCGCGTTCTCCGGCTTGACCGGCCAGCGCGTGCCTCGGTTGTTGGAATCGGTCCTCGCGGTCCGCGAAGCCAGCATGAAAATCTTGGGTCGCGAAAACGTGATCGCGTACTTCAAGGAATGCTTGGACGCCCACTCGCCTCCCTACGCCCATGGTCGCCCCGTCATCCTGACGCGTTGCTGTCAGGTGCACGTGAACCCGCCCATGCTGGCCTTCGAAACCGACTCGCCAGATCTTGTCGCCGAATCCTACCGCCGGTTCCTGCGCTCCCGCGCGATCGACCGCTTCGGCTTGGCCGGCATCCCGCTGCGCATCAGCTTCCGCAAGAAGCTGGAACTGCGCACGGACGAAGACCTGGCCCGCTTCGGCGGCGATGTGCCGGAGAGTGCGCCGGAGGCGTAA
- the plsY gene encoding glycerol-3-phosphate 1-O-acyltransferase PlsY encodes MNIWLALPFCYLLGSIPTAVWVSRLFGKIDIREHGSKNAGLTNVYRVLGWKPALPVALVDFSKGLAAVLLGYFLTRHFWGKPNETVALAFGVAAIIGHTFTVFAGFRGGKGVLTAMGVFVGISPIPALIAFGVWMLVLRKSGYVSLASILASIVLGLVNTFVTFVHAFQYAASTSVQNRIEWFRVGQELVQRGDTNLTLLSWAVAVFVVWKHRANIQRLRAGTEYRFGSRATEDPEAVRVEGVEIFRQNAKTAGLDPDRVVVLGAGSWGIGIAQILAAKGLKVTMWEYSAQVAETLTRTRELPDKLPGVRIQDSIEITSDMAKALEGASVVCMIVPSHTLRSVCNTIKGILSEKEVASRQWVSFIKGIEEKTLKRMTEIVMDVLPGATEANVSVLSGPSHAEEVARQVPTTVVLANSDETVAAALQDMFFLAPFFRTYRSTDVVGVELCGAVKNVIAIASGILDGLGLGDNTRGALMTRGMVEMSRLGEKMGGSRESFFGLAGMGDLITTCVSKHSRNRHVGEQVGMGKPLSEVLQGMTMVAEGVRTVAGVRELAKLHKVEMPLTEQVHGVLFEGKSARESVDALMARAARSERE; translated from the coding sequence ATGAACATCTGGCTCGCCCTTCCTTTCTGCTACTTGCTGGGCTCCATCCCCACCGCCGTTTGGGTATCGCGCCTGTTCGGCAAGATCGACATCCGCGAGCATGGCTCCAAGAATGCCGGCCTCACCAACGTCTACCGCGTGCTGGGCTGGAAGCCCGCCTTACCGGTGGCGCTGGTGGATTTTTCCAAGGGGCTGGCGGCAGTGCTTCTGGGCTACTTCCTGACTCGCCACTTCTGGGGCAAACCCAATGAAACTGTGGCCTTGGCGTTTGGCGTCGCGGCCATCATCGGGCATACGTTCACCGTGTTCGCTGGCTTTCGCGGCGGCAAGGGCGTTCTCACCGCCATGGGCGTGTTCGTGGGCATTTCGCCTATTCCCGCGCTGATCGCCTTCGGGGTGTGGATGTTGGTCTTGCGCAAGTCTGGATATGTGTCGTTGGCCTCCATCCTGGCCTCCATCGTGCTGGGCCTGGTCAATACGTTCGTCACGTTCGTGCATGCCTTCCAGTACGCGGCGTCTACCTCGGTGCAAAACAGGATCGAGTGGTTCCGTGTTGGACAGGAATTGGTCCAGCGCGGCGACACCAACCTCACGTTGCTTTCGTGGGCGGTGGCCGTGTTCGTGGTGTGGAAGCATCGCGCCAACATCCAGCGCCTCCGTGCCGGCACGGAATACCGCTTCGGCTCGCGCGCAACGGAAGATCCGGAAGCCGTGCGGGTGGAAGGCGTGGAGATCTTCCGGCAGAACGCCAAGACGGCCGGACTGGATCCGGACCGGGTGGTGGTGCTGGGAGCCGGCTCGTGGGGCATCGGGATCGCGCAGATCCTGGCCGCGAAGGGTTTGAAGGTGACCATGTGGGAATACTCCGCGCAAGTGGCGGAAACCCTCACCCGCACTCGCGAACTTCCGGACAAGCTCCCGGGCGTTCGCATCCAGGATTCCATCGAGATCACCTCCGACATGGCCAAGGCCCTGGAAGGGGCTTCGGTGGTGTGCATGATCGTGCCGTCGCACACATTGCGATCCGTCTGCAACACCATCAAGGGAATCCTTTCGGAGAAGGAAGTCGCCTCGCGCCAGTGGGTGAGCTTCATCAAGGGCATCGAGGAAAAAACCCTCAAGCGCATGACAGAAATTGTGATGGACGTTCTGCCCGGCGCCACCGAGGCCAACGTGTCCGTGCTGAGCGGTCCTTCGCATGCGGAGGAAGTCGCCCGCCAGGTGCCCACCACCGTGGTCTTGGCAAATTCCGACGAGACCGTGGCGGCCGCCTTGCAGGACATGTTCTTCCTGGCCCCGTTCTTCCGGACCTACCGCTCCACCGATGTGGTGGGTGTGGAGCTTTGCGGCGCGGTGAAAAACGTGATCGCGATCGCCTCCGGCATCTTGGATGGCTTGGGCTTGGGCGACAACACGCGCGGAGCCTTGATGACCCGCGGCATGGTGGAGATGTCGCGCCTGGGCGAGAAGATGGGCGGTTCCCGCGAGAGCTTCTTCGGGTTGGCGGGCATGGGGGATCTCATCACCACTTGCGTGTCCAAGCACAGCCGCAATCGCCACGTGGGCGAACAGGTGGGCATGGGCAAGCCCCTCTCGGAAGTGCTCCAGGGCATGACCATGGTCGCCGAAGGCGTGCGTACCGTGGCCGGCGTGCGCGAGCTCGCGAAGCTCCACAAGGTGGAAATGCCTCTGACCGAACAGGTCCACGGGGTGTTGTTCGAGGGCAAGTCCGCGCGCGAATCGGTGGACGCATTGATGGCTCGTGCAGCCCGGTCCGAGCGTGAGTGA
- a CDS encoding MerR family transcriptional regulator, with protein MQPGPSVSEESKSSWTTQEICQAVGLEAHVLRYWESEFTQLRPRKGRSGERLYREREVHLVRRIRELLYEEHLTIQAARRKLAEEARRTENPGQLGMLLTDPEPSDEADGPEDFDRQAVVEGLREVLDLLRYGRRSW; from the coding sequence GTGCAGCCCGGTCCGAGCGTGAGTGAAGAATCCAAATCCAGCTGGACCACCCAGGAGATCTGCCAGGCGGTAGGTCTGGAGGCGCACGTCCTGCGCTACTGGGAGAGCGAGTTCACCCAGTTGCGGCCCCGCAAGGGCCGATCGGGCGAACGATTGTATCGTGAACGGGAAGTCCACCTGGTCCGCCGGATCCGGGAGCTTCTGTACGAAGAGCATCTCACGATCCAAGCCGCACGACGAAAATTGGCAGAAGAAGCCAGGCGCACGGAAAATCCCGGGCAGCTGGGCATGCTCCTGACGGATCCGGAGCCCTCCGACGAAGCGGACGGACCGGAGGACTTCGATCGCCAGGCGGTGGTGGAAGGATTGCGCGAGGTGTTGGATCTGTTGCGCTACGGAAGGAGATCCTGGTGA
- a CDS encoding ABC transporter ATP-binding protein, translating to MNLIEIRDFRKTYRLGIEHGLKVVEAVKSISLSVPEGALYGFIGPNGAGKTTTIKTLMGLLRPTSGTVKLMGGDPMSPATRAQVGFQPEQPYFYDYLTGRELLVYYGKLSGIAKADLARRIEESCAICKVENGWLDRRLRTYSKGMSQRLGLVQAILNKPKLLVLDEPMSGLDPMGRRDVRLAMLDLHQQGTTIFYSSHVLSDVEEICTHAAMVVTGTLRKEGTLDEILGDAKEPGGRAHLEDILAAEVAHA from the coding sequence GTGAACCTGATCGAGATCCGAGACTTTCGAAAAACCTACCGGTTGGGCATCGAACATGGATTGAAGGTGGTGGAAGCGGTCAAATCCATCAGCCTCTCCGTGCCGGAAGGAGCCTTGTACGGCTTCATCGGACCCAACGGGGCGGGCAAGACCACCACCATCAAGACCCTGATGGGGCTGCTGCGTCCCACCTCGGGCACGGTCAAGTTGATGGGCGGCGATCCGATGAGCCCAGCCACCCGCGCCCAGGTGGGGTTCCAGCCGGAACAGCCGTACTTCTACGACTACCTCACCGGCCGCGAGTTGTTGGTGTATTACGGCAAGCTCAGCGGGATTGCCAAGGCGGATTTGGCGCGGCGCATCGAGGAATCCTGCGCCATCTGCAAGGTGGAGAATGGGTGGTTGGATCGGCGTCTCCGCACCTATTCCAAGGGCATGTCCCAGCGGCTCGGTTTGGTGCAGGCGATCCTGAACAAGCCCAAACTGCTGGTGCTGGACGAGCCCATGAGCGGCCTGGACCCCATGGGCCGACGCGACGTGCGCTTGGCCATGCTGGATCTGCACCAGCAGGGGACCACGATCTTCTATTCCTCGCATGTCCTTTCCGACGTGGAAGAAATCTGTACCCACGCGGCGATGGTCGTGACCGGCACGCTGCGCAAGGAAGGCACGCTGGACGAGATTTTGGGCGATGCAAAAGAACCAGGCGGTCGTGCGCATCTGGAAGACATCCTGGCCGCGGAGGTGGCGCATGCGTGA